Proteins encoded in a region of the Vicia villosa cultivar HV-30 ecotype Madison, WI linkage group LG5, Vvil1.0, whole genome shotgun sequence genome:
- the LOC131606913 gene encoding ribonuclease 1-like produces MKLLSLLFSLFYFLHSYSYYSANINFKYFMLAETWPKSFCKQKQCIPNVPLQFSVHGLWPKNNTPPHTYKCTTDTNMVDLNNAKLKKVWPSLTGNNKGFWDHEWNQHGTCSTMLSVDYFNHAIILYEKNNIKDILKMPLNPGGAAALIPGGTAKSADIQKHIKVIIGFEPQLHCEKGSADLMEVRLCFNTDLVNPSYMNCPSHLVCPPDINLPL; encoded by the exons ATGAAGTTACTATCATTATTGTTCTCTCTCTTCTACTTCTTACACTCCTATTCTTATTATTCTGCAAATATTAACTTTAAATACTTCATGTTGGCCGAAACATGGCCAAAATCCTTCTGCAAACAAAAGCAGTGTATCCCAAATGTACCATTACAGTTTTCTGTGCATGGCCTCTGGCCTAAGAACAACACCCCTCCTCACACATATAAATGCACAACAGATACAAATATG gTTGACCTAAACAATGCTAAGCTTAAAAAAGTGTGGCCGTCTTTAACCGGAAACAACAAGGGATTTTGGGACCACGAGTGGAACCAGCATGGCACTTGCTCCACCATGTTATCGGTTGATTACTTTAATCACGCTATAATTCTCTATGAGAAAAATAATATCAAAGACATTCTAAAGATGCCTCTAAACCCAGGTGGAGCGGCGGCTCTCATACCGGGTGGAACTGCGAAATCAGCTGATATTCAGAAGCATATAAAGGTTATTATCGGATTTGAACCACAACTTCATTGTGAAAAGGGTTCTGCAGATTTGATGGAAGTTAGATTGTGCTTTAATACTGATCTAGTAAACCCCTCCTATATGAATTGTCCTTCTCATTTAGTTTGTCCACCTGACATAAATTTACCATTATAA
- the LOC131605063 gene encoding F-box protein CPR1-like — MVKYVSEKVRNHIPDDLAIPILSKLPLKSLKRFGCVNKSWSVLFENPKFMVEFRNNFISIPHSYYNDTSLLLHQIVCNHNHTYISFYLHSLSGERLENKVKLDLPNPFQQQEPGFYVLVSGSINGILCLYDRDTIVMWNPTIEEFKVIPPSRVESLPPYQGIIKYLHGFGYDPFSDDYKIIRKVIFVPVTDDDDDDDDDIPPCDVKWKDMCENYEPFWEVYSLVYNSWRKVDLVLPTCCWEGGNRNDNLLYLDGMCHWLSNSYGEYNEEYLVSFDLADEICFTTLIPTLMPLDIDPNNWVSHALVLLNGSIASILWYTNTFHISILGKVGVKESWTKIFVVGPLSDDIKFPIGAGKNGDIFFAKKEGREPICFDLCTQMIEELDGVKGAYNSQIIIYKESLVSIGGKHH; from the coding sequence ATGGTGAAATATGTAAGTGAGAAGGTAAGAAATCACATACCTGATGATCTTGCTATCCCCATTCTATCAAAACTTCCTTTAAAATCTTTGAAACGCTTTGGATGTGTAAACAAATCATGGTCtgttttgtttgaaaaccctaaattTATGGTCGAGTTTCGCAATAATTTCATATCCATTCCTCACTCTTATTACAATGATACATCTCTTCTCCTTCATCAAATTGTTTGTAATCACAACCATACTTACATTAGTTTCTATTTGCATTCACTTTCCGGCGAGAGGCTTGAGAATAAAGTTAAATTGGACCTTCCAAATCCATTTCAACAACAGGAACCTGGATTTTATGTATTGGTTTCTGGTAGTATAAATGGAATTCTATGTCTTTACGACCGTGATACGATTGTAATGTGGAATCCAACTATTGAAGAATTTAAAGTCATTCCTCCCAGCCGTGTCGAGTCTCTACCACCCTATCAGGGTATTATTAAGTATCTTCATGGATTTGGTTATGACCCTTTTAGTGACGACTATAAAATCATTAGGAAGGTAATTTTTGTTCCTGTAacggatgatgatgatgatgatgatgatgatattccCCCGTGTGATGTGAAATGGAAAGATATGTGTGAGAATTATGAACCCTTTTGGGAGGTATATAGCTTAGTATACAACTCTTGGAGGAAAGTTGATCTCGTCCTTCCTACTTGTTGTTGGGAAGGCGGCAACCGTAATGATAATCTACTATACTTGGATGGAATGTGTCATTGGCTCTCTAACTCTTACGGAGAATACAATGAAGAGTACTTGGTGTCATTTGACTTGGCCGATGAAATTTGTTTTACCACACTCATACCCACACTCATGCCCTTAGACATAGATCCCAATAATTGGGTGAGTCATGCATTGGTGTTGTTAAATGGATCTATTGCTTCAATTTTATGGTATACAAATACTTTTCACATATCAATTTTAGGCAAAGTGGGTGTGAAGGAATCTTGGACTAAAATCTTTGTTGTTGGACCCTTGTCCGACGACATTAAGTTTCCTATTGGAGCGGGAAAGAATGGTGATATATTCTTTGCAAAGAAAGAAGGAAGAGAACCAATCTGCTTTGATTTATGTACTCAAATGATTGAGGAACTTGATGGTGTGAAAGGAGCATATAATTctcaaataataatttataaagaaAGTCTCGTTTCGATTGGAGGAAAACATCATTAG
- the LOC131605065 gene encoding F-box/kelch-repeat protein At3g06240-like, with amino-acid sequence MAKFVSDKVRNHIPDDLAFSILSKLPLKSLKRFGCVNKTWLVLFENPNFMIDFRSNFVSIPHSYYKDTSFLLHQTFYNHEHNYVSFSLHSLFGERFKNKVKLDFPNLFRQEDPGFYVLVSGSVNGILCLYDRDTIVLWNPTTKEFKVIPPSPAESLPLYEAIIKYIHGFGYDPFSDDYKIIRNVGFVPITDDDDDDDDDDDVLPFDVQWEDVCENYDTFWEVYSVVCNSWRKVDLVLPTCYWEGGNCNDNLLYLDGMCHWLSNSYGDNKNNNEEYLVSFNLTNEVCFTTLMPALTPLDIDPNETCNWVQRALVLLNGSIASILWYTTTFHISILGKLGVKESWTKIFVVGPLSDDIRYPIGAGKNGDIFFAKKDGREPICFDLCTQMIEELDGVKGAHNSKIIIYKESLVSIGGKNH; translated from the coding sequence ATGGCGAAATTTGTAAGTGATAAGGTAAGAAATCACATACCTGATGATCTTGCTTTCTCCATTCTATCAAAACTTCCTTTAAAATCTTTGAAGCGGTTTGGATGTGTAAACAAAACATGGTTAgttttgtttgaaaaccctaattttatgatCGACTTTCGTAGTAATTTCGTATCCATTCCTCACTCTTATTACAAAGATACATCTTTCCTCCTTCATCAAACTTTTTATAATCACGAGCATAATTACGTTAGTTTCTCTTTGCATTCACTTTTTGGTGAAAGGTTTAAGAATAAAGTTAAATTAGACTTTCCAAATCTATTTCGACAAGAGGATCCTGGATTTTATGTATTGGTTTCTGGTAGTGTAAATGGAATTCTATGTCTTTATGATCGAGACACAATTGTATTGTGGAATCCAACTACCAAAGAATTCAAAGTCATTCCTCCCAGCCCTGCCGAGTCTCTACCACTTTATGAAGCTATTATTAAGTATATTCATGGATTTGGTTACGACCCTTTTAGTGACGACTATAAGATTATTAGGAATGTAGGTTTTGTTCCAATaacagatgatgatgatgatgatgatgatgatgatgatgttcttCCATTTGATGTGCAGTGGGAAGATGTGTGTGAGAACTATGATACCTTTTGGGAGGTATATAGCGTAGTATGTAACTCTTGGAGGAAAGTTGATCTCGTCCTTCCTACTTGTTATTGGGAAGGCGGCAACTGTAATGATAATCTACTATACTTGGATGGAATGTGTCATTGGCTCTCTAACTCTTACGGAGATAACAAAAATAACAATGAAGAGTACTTGGTGTCATTTAACTTGACCAATGAGGTTTGTTTTACCACACTCATGCCCGCACTCACGCCTTTAGACATAGATCCCAATGAAACATGCAATTGGGTGCAGCGTGCGCTGGTGTTGTTAAATGGATCCATTGCTTCAATTTTATGGTATACAACTACTTTTCACATATCAATTTTAGGCAAATTGGGTGTGAAGGAATCTTGGACTAAAATCTTTGTTGTTGGACCCTTGTCCGATGACATTAGGTATCCTATTGGAGCAGGAAAGAATGGTGATATATTCTTTGCAAAGAAAGATGGAAGAGAACCAATCTGCTTTGATTTATGTACCCAAATGATTGAGGAACTTGATGGTGTTAAAGGAGCGCATAattctaaaataataatttataaagaaAGTCTTGTTTCTATTGGAGGAAAAAATCATTAG